GCCGTGCAGCGCGACCGCCTGAACGAAACCGGCGGCGCTATGGACACGGTATCTCAGGGAGCGCACGAGTCGTCCATGCGTGTGCGCGAGATTTCTGAGAACGCGCAAACGGCCAGCGGCAGCGCATCTGCCAGCAAGGAGCAGGTTGACGGCGCTGTCACTTCCATTGAGCAACTCAAAAATACCATTGTGCAACTCAAGGAAGCGATGGCGGGGCTTGGAGAAAAAGCCAGCAATATCGGCAAGGTGATGGCTGTCATCAATGAAGTTGCCGACCAGACCAACCTGCTGGCCCTCAACGCAGCCATTGAGGCGGCCCGCGCTGGTGAAGCCGGGCGCGGTTTTGCCGTTGTGGCTGACGAAGTGCGCAAACTGGCAGAAAAAACCATGGGCGCCACGCGGGAAGTTGAGGACGCCGTAAAGGCCATTCAGCATGAGGCCCAGCGCAATGCCGAAACGGTGGATGCCGCCGCGCGCCTCAGCCTTGAGGGAGCCAGTTCCGCCTCTGTGGCTGGCGAGCGCATGCGCGAAATTCTGGAGACCATGTCCGGCACAGCCCAGCATTTGCAGGCTGTGGCCGCCACTGCCGGAGTGCAGTCGGAAAATATTGAAGACGCCAATAAAGCCCTGGACGAAATCCGCGTAGTGGCGGAGCAGACCTCTGGCAACATGAAGGTGTTTACTGCCGCGCTTCTGACATTTCAGGGCGGCATGGAAGAACTGGACATGATTGTAAGCGCCCTTGCAAGCGGCGACTATGATCGCGCATCTTCAAGTAAGTTTGTGCAGTGGACGCGCAATATGGATCTTGGCATAAATGATATAGACAGCCAGCATCGCCTGCTTGTTGACTATATTAACGATCTGCACAGCGCCATGACCAATAACAGTAGCGCGCAAGAGATGCTTGGCATTTTGC
The Desulfovibrio sp. genome window above contains:
- a CDS encoding bacteriohemerythrin — translated: MVFISHAFALAMLVVLAVVGKIDGLLWLALGGVAACLTVDAIIWLRALAEARQMREQMDEVASRAGDAGGANNQERLAYCLGRLRSAEDNLAAERQRSAELEDNTAALQAKLQAAQTENTALSEKFEKGDAVLHKAHTVCAKLSAEAQNLATLVTEVNQGVAVQRDRLNETGGAMDTVSQGAHESSMRVREISENAQTASGSASASKEQVDGAVTSIEQLKNTIVQLKEAMAGLGEKASNIGKVMAVINEVADQTNLLALNAAIEAARAGEAGRGFAVVADEVRKLAEKTMGATREVEDAVKAIQHEAQRNAETVDAAARLSLEGASSASVAGERMREILETMSGTAQHLQAVAATAGVQSENIEDANKALDEIRVVAEQTSGNMKVFTAALLTFQGGMEELDMIVSALASGDYDRASSSKFVQWTRNMDLGINDIDSQHRLLVDYINDLHSAMTNNSSAQEMLGILRKLRDYTSTHFRDEEKHFVHSDYPSIKEHLQIHRDFEAKVNEVEQGIKQGTITLSMDLLSFLKDWLVEHIMGMDAQYAPYVKKAAKLGTTRKGRVA